From one Paenibacillus terrae HPL-003 genomic stretch:
- a CDS encoding copper amine oxidase N-terminal domain-containing protein, with amino-acid sequence MKRLLTLLLIFVVYFGTIPTIHANPSNYRIFLDGKIVTLQSTPRIESNTLMVPAVPLLKKLGYTAAVDPDIPDRVKISNSNNSITFVMGAKNIYINGKEIRMPISSKSYNGVTYLPLRAISQAIGRPFGSNPTEQYAWIGVAPTKNQKIPPELQGKDFRNAVWGMTVQQIKRSETLPLVNTVTELDDYDSNMYYTYLDYKGEYNGYKAVYTYILSGKNKNSTKLIDGQILFPEKFSNMQNYIDRFFKISSKMQLAYGAPVNTERPRGRDRSKWAEDLSLGNLSLTDYYNVGRNSYYIRLYKSMHAEYPQLDILVSQR; translated from the coding sequence ATGAAGCGGCTTCTTACCCTATTGTTAATTTTTGTTGTCTATTTTGGAACGATTCCAACAATTCATGCGAATCCGTCGAATTATCGCATTTTCTTGGATGGAAAGATTGTGACACTTCAATCTACCCCTCGCATTGAAAGTAACACCCTTATGGTTCCAGCTGTCCCGCTGTTAAAAAAATTAGGCTATACAGCTGCTGTTGATCCCGATATTCCTGATCGTGTAAAAATATCAAATTCGAATAATTCGATTACCTTTGTAATGGGTGCAAAAAATATTTATATCAACGGAAAAGAAATTCGTATGCCTATTAGCTCTAAATCATACAATGGAGTAACTTACCTTCCTCTGCGCGCAATTTCGCAAGCGATCGGGAGACCGTTTGGCAGTAACCCTACAGAACAGTACGCCTGGATTGGAGTTGCACCGACTAAAAACCAAAAAATCCCCCCAGAATTGCAAGGGAAAGATTTTAGAAATGCTGTATGGGGTATGACAGTTCAGCAAATTAAAAGGTCTGAGACACTGCCTCTCGTCAATACTGTCACTGAATTGGATGATTACGACAGTAATATGTACTATACTTATTTGGACTACAAAGGAGAATACAACGGGTACAAAGCAGTTTACACTTATATCCTATCCGGGAAGAATAAAAACAGCACTAAACTGATTGACGGACAGATTTTATTTCCTGAAAAATTTAGTAACATGCAAAACTATATAGATCGTTTCTTTAAAATTAGTTCTAAAATGCAATTGGCATACGGTGCACCTGTTAACACGGAGCGACCACGAGGAAGAGATCGGAGTAAATGGGCGGAAGACCTGTCTTTAGGTAATCTCTCTTTAACCGATTACTACAATGTTGGTCGAAATTCTTATTATATCCGATTGTACAAAAGTATGCATGCTGAATATCCTCAACTAGATATTTTGGTGTCCCAAAGATGA
- a CDS encoding aldo/keto reductase, whose protein sequence is MEYVKLGNTGLDVSRLCLGCMGFGVAERWIHPWILDEERSRPIIKKALELGINFFDTANVYSDGTSEEIVGRALKDYANRDEIVLATKVHFRMHQGPNGAGLSRKAIMSEIDRSLKSLGTDYVDLYQIHRWDYNTPIEETMEALHDVVKAGKARYIGASAMYAWQFLKALHVAENHGWTRFVSMQNHLNLLYREEEREMLPLCKEEKIGVIPYSPLAGGRLTRDAQETTHRSETDQVAKSKYDATAHTDRLIVDQVATIAEQRGVPRVQIALAWLLQKEPVTAPIIGATKISHLEDALAALSITLTPEEIALLEEPYVPHPVIGAQ, encoded by the coding sequence ATGGAATATGTGAAACTTGGAAATACTGGCCTGGATGTATCCCGGCTTTGTCTTGGCTGTATGGGCTTTGGTGTTGCAGAGCGGTGGATTCATCCATGGATACTTGATGAAGAGCGCAGTCGTCCAATTATAAAAAAAGCCCTGGAGCTTGGTATCAATTTTTTTGATACTGCGAATGTATATTCAGACGGAACAAGCGAGGAAATTGTTGGACGGGCTTTAAAGGATTATGCGAATCGAGATGAAATTGTCCTCGCGACGAAGGTTCATTTCCGTATGCATCAAGGTCCAAACGGTGCCGGACTTTCTCGAAAGGCAATCATGAGTGAAATTGATAGGAGCCTTAAGAGTTTGGGGACAGATTATGTGGATCTGTACCAAATTCACCGCTGGGATTATAACACTCCCATCGAAGAGACGATGGAAGCATTACATGATGTTGTGAAGGCCGGGAAGGCAAGATATATTGGTGCTTCTGCCATGTACGCATGGCAATTTCTGAAGGCGTTACATGTAGCTGAGAACCATGGATGGACCCGGTTTGTATCGATGCAGAATCATTTAAACCTCTTATATCGTGAAGAGGAGCGGGAGATGCTGCCGCTTTGTAAAGAAGAAAAAATCGGTGTGATTCCATACAGCCCTCTTGCAGGAGGAAGATTGACGCGTGATGCGCAGGAAACAACACATCGTTCCGAAACTGATCAAGTTGCGAAATCTAAATATGATGCGACTGCACATACCGATCGATTGATCGTGGATCAGGTTGCGACAATCGCAGAACAACGTGGAGTTCCCCGTGTCCAAATCGCACTTGCCTGGTTGCTGCAGAAAGAACCGGTAACAGCTCCCATTATCGGTGCTACGAAAATATCCCATCTCGAAGATGCGTTAGCTGCGCTCTCGATTACGTTAACACCTGAAGAAATTGCGTTGCTGGAAGAGCCGTATGTTCCTCATCCGGTAATTGGCGCTCAGTAA
- a CDS encoding YmaF family protein produces the protein MEIPVTGFVVHSGDSDSDHSHRLFITSWDGRPVNKVHVHPFKGTTSFDVGHFHHYCGETKSAPSGGPHVHHYCAETSCNDQHRHLIKGTTGPAIPLPGGGHYQCFEGCTTVSGKIPHVHKYGGSTGDEEECRY, from the coding sequence ATGGAAATACCAGTAACAGGTTTTGTTGTACATTCCGGTGATTCCGACTCTGACCATTCGCATAGGCTTTTTATTACTTCGTGGGACGGTAGACCAGTTAATAAGGTTCACGTTCATCCTTTTAAGGGGACTACATCATTTGATGTGGGACACTTTCACCATTACTGTGGAGAAACAAAGTCGGCTCCAAGTGGTGGTCCGCATGTTCATCATTACTGTGCGGAAACATCATGTAACGATCAACATAGGCACCTTATTAAAGGAACAACAGGACCAGCCATTCCCTTGCCAGGAGGTGGCCATTACCAATGTTTTGAAGGATGTACCACAGTAAGTGGTAAAATTCCTCATGTTCACAAGTACGGTGGAAGTACTGGGGACGAGGAAGAATGCCGCTATTAA